Proteins encoded in a region of the Deinococcus aerius genome:
- a CDS encoding phytoene desaturase family protein → MAVRGSRRSSAISGQKEPGPSRSVGVLGGGLAGLALAALLAERGHAVTVYERDRAGGKLRRVSVGGLTFDTGPSLFTFPEVWRGCLERLGEADPLDLRPLPGGLGVHHTPFGAVPLPVPPGHPLLRAWETYSAPARRFAPHLGTLLTTPPRLTDPAFRRASAALFRATGEHLTAEGWVRAQKLPPALAHAVRTHALNAGLAPQDAPALYALIPALAAASVSRPARGMGALLDALLAFGAARGVRLVEGAEVVQVDVRTARLTLKGGEVRHHDLLVSALDPARLAALLGRSARSPVARRTVSGLALYAALPGPAPLPATSVLPPSDFRTFRAAVRAGALPPDTLALVHAEGERLAVLLTVPANGHDLQPDHPWVRAQAKRVERTLGVPGLLASACDVVALPPGHYAAGGHPGGAIYGAALPAWRGGPLHPQPYRPHPRLWQVGTGVHPGGGLPAILGGALIVDRLMGEGGL, encoded by the coding sequence GTGGCCGTGAGGGGGAGCCGTCGGTCGTCAGCGATCAGCGGTCAGAAAGAGCCCGGCCCCTCCCGCTCCGTCGGCGTCCTCGGTGGCGGCCTCGCGGGGCTCGCGCTTGCGGCGCTGCTGGCGGAACGGGGGCACGCGGTCACCGTGTACGAGCGGGACCGGGCGGGTGGCAAGCTGAGGCGCGTGTCGGTCGGCGGCTTGACCTTCGACACGGGGCCGAGCCTCTTCACCTTCCCGGAGGTGTGGCGCGGGTGTCTGGAACGGCTGGGGGAGGCGGACCCCCTCGACCTGCGCCCGCTGCCCGGGGGGCTGGGCGTGCATCACACGCCGTTCGGGGCGGTGCCGCTGCCCGTTCCACCGGGTCATCCTCTGCTCCGGGCCTGGGAGACGTACTCTGCACCGGCTCGACGCTTCGCGCCGCACCTGGGAACGTTACTGACGACACCTCCCCGCCTCACCGACCCGGCTTTCCGGCGGGCGAGTGCGGCCCTGTTCCGGGCGACTGGAGAGCATCTCACCGCCGAGGGGTGGGTACGCGCCCAGAAGCTGCCCCCGGCCCTCGCCCACGCCGTGCGGACGCACGCGCTGAACGCGGGCCTCGCGCCGCAGGACGCGCCCGCCCTGTACGCCCTGATTCCCGCCCTGGCTGCCGCGTCCGTCTCCCGGCCCGCGCGTGGTATGGGTGCCCTCCTCGACGCGCTGCTCGCCTTCGGGGCGGCCCGGGGCGTGAGGCTGGTGGAGGGGGCGGAGGTTGTGCAAGTGGATGTCAGGACGGCCCGCCTCACCCTGAAGGGAGGAGAGGTGCGCCACCACGACCTGCTTGTGAGCGCCCTCGATCCAGCCCGGCTGGCCGCGCTGCTCGGACGGTCCGCGCGTTCACCCGTCGCCCGCCGGACGGTCAGTGGCCTCGCCCTCTACGCGGCGCTGCCCGGCCCCGCCCCATTGCCCGCCACCTCCGTCCTGCCGCCCTCAGACTTTCGCACCTTCCGGGCCGCCGTTCGTGCCGGAGCCCTCCCGCCCGACACCCTCGCCCTCGTCCATGCGGAGGGGGAGAGGCTGGCCGTGCTGCTCACTGTTCCTGCCAATGGGCACGACCTTCAGCCCGATCATCCCTGGGTGCGGGCACAGGCAAAGCGGGTGGAGCGCACGCTGGGCGTCCCCGGATTGCTCGCCTCCGCGTGCGATGTGGTAGCCCTCCCCCCCGGCCACTACGCGGCGGGCGGGCATCCCGGCGGGGCGATTTACGGGGCGGCCCTTCCCGCCTGGCGCGGCGGCCCCCTCCACCCCCAGCCGTACCGACCTCACCCGAGGCTCTGGCAGGTGGGCACGGGCGTTCATCCCGGTGGCGGCCTTCCGGCCATCCTGGGCGGGGCGCTGATCGTGGACCGGCTGATGGGGGAGGGCGGGCTGTAG
- the recO gene encoding DNA repair protein RecO: MRSRSANRSGIVIRRRVTPAGDIIVTLLTPQGKVKAIARGGVRGALASRLNLFHHVGVQVYQTPQADLATVQQAVLEGALPRLAAPERYAFAHLMAELADALFQEGEFSDQAFELFAGALRGISHQPDPEWVALVMSYKLLGLAGFVPQTARCARCGAPDPAYPDPLGGQLLCGNCSSLPAYPGESLDFLRNVVRRSVRASMELPVSGDERPALWKALERFVTVQVGNVQSWRQLVPQAATVAG, encoded by the coding sequence GTGAGGTCACGCAGCGCCAACCGCAGCGGCATCGTGATCCGGCGCCGGGTCACGCCCGCCGGGGACATCATCGTGACGCTGCTGACCCCGCAGGGCAAGGTCAAGGCGATTGCGCGCGGCGGTGTGCGCGGGGCGTTGGCGAGCCGACTCAACCTCTTCCACCACGTCGGCGTGCAGGTGTACCAGACGCCGCAGGCCGACCTGGCGACCGTGCAGCAGGCGGTGCTGGAGGGGGCGCTCCCCCGGCTGGCCGCACCCGAGCGCTACGCCTTCGCGCACCTGATGGCCGAACTCGCCGACGCGCTCTTTCAGGAGGGCGAGTTCAGCGACCAGGCGTTCGAGCTGTTCGCGGGGGCGCTGCGCGGCATCTCGCACCAGCCCGACCCGGAATGGGTGGCCCTGGTCATGAGTTACAAGTTGCTCGGCTTGGCGGGCTTCGTTCCCCAGACCGCCCGCTGTGCCCGCTGTGGCGCCCCCGACCCGGCCTACCCCGACCCCCTCGGCGGGCAACTGCTGTGCGGCAACTGTTCCAGCCTGCCCGCCTACCCGGGGGAGAGCCTCGACTTCCTGCGGAACGTGGTGCGCCGCTCCGTCCGCGCGAGCATGGAGCTTCCCGTTTCCGGCGACGAGCGGCCCGCGCTGTGGAAGGCGCTGGAACGGTTCGTGACGGTGCAGGTGGGGAATGTGCAGAGTTGGCGGCAGTTGGTGCCCCAGGCGGCGACCGTCGCGGGCTGA
- a CDS encoding MgtC/SapB family protein, which translates to MELRLMQGLLAAFVLSGLIGWEREQRNRSAGLRTHILVGVSAALFVVLADTLILRFSDDAPQVRFDLVGVLGAVVSGVSFLGAGAIFSDRRGEGAKGLTTAAGLLATAGVGVACGLHLYVLATGATLLFLFTLGWLGRLVGEPLRKRPASGDQPEAE; encoded by the coding sequence ATGGAACTGCGGCTGATGCAGGGCCTGCTCGCCGCCTTCGTCCTCAGCGGCCTGATCGGCTGGGAACGGGAGCAGCGCAACCGCAGCGCGGGGTTGCGGACCCATATCCTCGTCGGCGTGAGCGCCGCGCTGTTCGTCGTCCTGGCCGACACGCTGATCCTGCGCTTCTCGGACGACGCCCCGCAGGTCCGCTTCGACCTGGTGGGCGTGCTGGGAGCCGTCGTCAGCGGGGTGAGCTTCCTGGGTGCGGGCGCGATCTTCTCCGACCGCCGGGGCGAGGGGGCCAAGGGGCTAACCACGGCGGCGGGCCTGCTCGCCACGGCGGGCGTCGGGGTGGCCTGCGGGCTGCACCTGTACGTCCTGGCGACGGGCGCGACGCTGCTCTTCCTCTTCACCCTGGGGTGGCTGGGCCGCCTGGTCGGGGAACCCCTGAGGAAGCGTCCGGCCTCTGGGGATCAGCCGGAGGCTGAGTAA
- a CDS encoding complex I NDUFA9 subunit family protein: protein MRVLVTGGTGFVGRAVVQELLGRGHTVYAGSRRGDAPPGTHGVKLDVTDAGSVLRAVGEASPEAVIHLVGIIAEQGTQTFTRVHLEGTRHVLAATPRQARYLHMSALGAREDSASGYSRSKAQAERLVRESGLSWTIFQPSLIFGVGDDFFGRVLRELVSTAPVVPMIGDGSFPFRPVSVQDVARAFAGALEQPETVGQTYTLTGPEEFTFRQLLEMELAALGRRKPIVPVPLALMNLMVPAMQVLPKPPITRDQYAMLKEGNTAPNEPARSTFGLPMLRLEDHLPGIVAGARGAGRAAGAG, encoded by the coding sequence ATGCGGGTACTGGTCACCGGAGGCACGGGCTTCGTCGGGCGGGCGGTCGTGCAGGAGTTGCTGGGGCGGGGGCACACGGTCTATGCCGGTTCAAGGCGCGGCGACGCACCCCCCGGCACGCACGGAGTCAAGTTGGACGTGACGGACGCGGGCAGCGTCCTGCGCGCGGTGGGCGAGGCCAGCCCGGAGGCCGTGATCCACCTCGTCGGGATCATCGCGGAGCAGGGCACGCAGACCTTTACGCGGGTCCACCTGGAGGGCACCCGGCACGTGCTGGCCGCCACTCCCCGCCAGGCCCGCTACCTCCACATGAGCGCCCTGGGCGCCCGGGAGGACAGCGCCAGCGGCTACAGCCGCAGCAAGGCGCAGGCCGAGCGCCTGGTGCGGGAGAGCGGCCTGAGTTGGACGATCTTCCAGCCCAGCCTGATCTTCGGCGTGGGCGACGACTTCTTCGGGCGGGTGCTGCGCGAGCTGGTCTCCACCGCCCCCGTCGTGCCCATGATCGGCGACGGCTCGTTCCCCTTCCGGCCCGTCAGCGTGCAGGACGTGGCTCGGGCGTTCGCCGGGGCATTGGAGCAGCCGGAGACTGTCGGGCAGACCTACACCCTCACCGGCCCGGAGGAGTTCACTTTCCGTCAGTTGCTGGAGATGGAACTCGCCGCGCTGGGCCGCAGGAAGCCCATCGTGCCCGTGCCGCTCGCGCTGATGAACCTGATGGTGCCCGCCATGCAGGTTCTCCCCAAGCCGCCCATCACGCGCGATCAGTACGCGATGCTCAAGGAGGGCAACACGGCCCCCAACGAGCCCGCCCGCTCCACCTTCGGCCTGCCCATGCTGCGGCTGGAGGACCACCTGCCCGGGATCGTGGCGGGGGCACGGGGAGCGGGGCGGGCGGCAGGAGCGGGCTGA
- a CDS encoding S8 family serine peptidase: MKHTRTLLAATLALTLAACGQQAQMPAPTASTPDQATAADGAYLVGFKESNLGSQSLSPQALQAQALLQAQAITAAGGTLTSQWAEISAAAVHLNPEALAKLKANPSVEYVEPDLVRRAAGMRSGVTDASPARASLGAQGLSAQAVYTPSGEYTWGDNALKVSTLRANNYTGSGVAVCVTDTGIDGNHPEFARKLKGFKNFVTTEANRGDPYALNDVSHHGTHVSGTIFAQYGAGTGATGQQSGMDPNGVGGVASGVNLYMARVLGDTGSGSSSGIINGVNWCAAQLRSQGGTENKVVISMSLGGGGKSQTEQRAYTSVFNKGALVIAATGNDGAAVSYPAAYTNVVGVAAIDSSEAKASFSNFGAQVDLAGPGVSVLSSVPLGQGTAASASGGGATFSDVQAADKSGKGTFSGNIVAAGGTNNEFCGTGTRNAALSGNIALISRGTCSFEEKTANAVASGARAVMIYNNAAGPLGMSLTNSYSVPVVGLTQADGQGLMGKLPTTGTASVIGADYEYLDGTSMATPHVSAAAAVVWAARPNLTNAQLLSKLTSTAKDLGTAGRDDNFGYGLVDPYKAITTP; the protein is encoded by the coding sequence ATGAAGCACACCCGCACCCTGCTCGCCGCGACCCTCGCCCTGACGCTTGCCGCCTGTGGGCAGCAGGCCCAGATGCCCGCGCCCACCGCCAGCACGCCCGATCAGGCCACCGCGGCGGACGGCGCCTATCTGGTGGGCTTCAAGGAGAGCAACCTGGGCTCGCAGAGCCTGAGCCCGCAGGCGCTCCAGGCGCAGGCCCTGCTCCAGGCCCAGGCCATCACCGCTGCCGGGGGCACGCTGACGAGCCAGTGGGCCGAGATCAGCGCCGCCGCCGTCCACCTGAACCCTGAGGCGCTGGCGAAACTCAAGGCCAACCCCTCCGTCGAGTACGTGGAGCCGGACCTCGTGCGCCGCGCGGCGGGGATGCGGAGCGGCGTGACGGACGCCAGCCCGGCGCGGGCGAGCCTGGGGGCGCAGGGCCTGAGCGCCCAGGCCGTCTACACCCCCAGCGGCGAGTACACCTGGGGCGACAACGCGCTGAAGGTGTCCACCCTGCGGGCGAACAACTACACGGGCTCGGGCGTGGCGGTCTGCGTGACGGATACCGGCATCGACGGCAACCACCCCGAGTTCGCGCGCAAGCTCAAGGGCTTCAAGAACTTCGTGACGACCGAGGCGAACCGGGGCGACCCCTACGCGCTCAACGATGTGTCGCACCACGGGACGCACGTGTCGGGGACCATCTTCGCCCAGTACGGGGCGGGGACGGGCGCGACCGGGCAGCAGTCGGGGATGGACCCGAACGGCGTGGGCGGTGTGGCGAGCGGCGTGAACCTATACATGGCGCGGGTGCTGGGCGATACGGGCTCGGGCAGCTCCAGCGGGATCATCAACGGGGTGAACTGGTGCGCCGCGCAGCTCAGGAGCCAGGGCGGCACCGAGAACAAGGTCGTCATCAGCATGTCGCTGGGCGGCGGCGGCAAGAGCCAGACCGAGCAGCGCGCGTACACGAGCGTGTTCAACAAGGGCGCGCTGGTCATCGCCGCGACCGGGAACGACGGGGCCGCCGTCTCCTACCCCGCCGCGTACACCAACGTGGTGGGTGTGGCTGCCATCGACAGCAGCGAGGCCAAGGCGAGCTTCTCCAACTTCGGCGCGCAGGTCGATCTGGCGGGTCCCGGCGTGAGCGTCCTGAGCAGCGTGCCGCTGGGGCAGGGCACGGCGGCGAGCGCGAGCGGCGGGGGCGCGACCTTCAGCGACGTGCAGGCGGCCGACAAGAGCGGCAAGGGCACCTTCAGCGGGAACATCGTCGCGGCGGGGGGCACGAACAACGAGTTCTGCGGCACGGGCACCCGCAACGCGGCCCTGAGCGGGAACATCGCCCTGATCAGCCGCGGCACCTGCTCCTTCGAGGAGAAGACCGCCAACGCCGTCGCCAGCGGGGCCAGGGCCGTCATGATCTACAACAACGCGGCGGGGCCGCTGGGCATGAGCCTGACGAACAGCTACTCGGTGCCCGTCGTGGGCCTGACCCAGGCGGACGGGCAGGGGCTGATGGGCAAGCTCCCCACCACCGGCACCGCCAGCGTGATCGGCGCGGACTACGAATACCTCGACGGCACGAGCATGGCGACCCCGCACGTCTCCGCCGCCGCCGCCGTCGTCTGGGCCGCACGCCCCAACCTCACGAACGCGCAGCTCCTGAGCAAGCTCACCTCGACCGCCAAGGACCTGGGCACGGCGGGCCGGGACGACAACTTCGGGTACGGCCTGGTCGACCCCTACAAGGCGATCACCACCCCCTGA
- a CDS encoding GntR family transcriptional regulator, giving the protein MTSFERPTLVRDGVYGHLRRAVLEGEIAPGERLAEVELGERLGVSRTPIREAIMRLTQEGLLVAEANKGVRVRTVSAAEARDTYVVREELDGLAAALAARAHTRDDAGALRAALDDLNAATGEDYRQQTRLDLAFHGAVTLAAHNAALAELARGLEQRVALIKHQTRTYNAHPDTAAQHAAILKAILARDADAAREAARTHVRTFAALVMQNLGESP; this is encoded by the coding sequence ATGACCTCCTTTGAGCGACCCACCCTCGTGCGGGACGGCGTGTATGGACACCTGCGCCGCGCCGTGCTGGAGGGGGAAATCGCGCCCGGCGAGCGGCTGGCCGAGGTGGAGCTGGGCGAGCGCCTGGGCGTGAGCCGGACCCCGATCCGCGAGGCGATCATGCGGCTCACGCAGGAGGGGCTGCTCGTCGCGGAGGCGAACAAGGGCGTGCGCGTCCGCACCGTCAGCGCCGCCGAGGCGCGGGATACCTACGTGGTGCGCGAGGAACTCGACGGTCTGGCCGCCGCCCTCGCCGCCCGGGCACACACCCGGGACGACGCGGGGGCGCTCAGGGCCGCGCTGGACGACCTCAACGCCGCCACGGGCGAGGACTACCGCCAGCAGACCCGCCTCGACCTCGCCTTTCACGGGGCCGTGACGCTGGCCGCGCACAACGCTGCGCTCGCCGAATTGGCGCGGGGGCTGGAGCAGCGGGTGGCGCTCATCAAGCACCAGACGCGCACGTACAACGCCCACCCCGACACCGCCGCGCAGCACGCCGCCATTCTGAAGGCCATCCTGGCCCGCGACGCGGACGCCGCCCGTGAAGCCGCCCGCACGCACGTCCGCACCTTCGCCGCCCTCGTGATGCAGAACCTTGGAGAATCCCCATGA
- a CDS encoding proline dehydrogenase family protein has protein sequence MIDQIYRKAVLTVSGQKFVEDLVRSRGFGLAQRFVAGEDSASAIRAVQELEKDGILGNLDLLGEFVASPERANEFAEKVLNLLDEAHAAGLTPYVSVKLSSVGQGQTVNGEDLGLANARRIVGRAKAYGGFVCLDMEDHPRVDVTLGQFRTLVNEFGNAHVGTVLQSYLYRTEADRDSLDDLHPNLRIVKGAYLEPETVAMPDKADVDASYRRLVYAQMKAGNYVNVATHDESIIEDVKHFVLSHGIERDRFEFQMLYGVRRDLQRELAAQGYRVRAYIPYGRDWYPYFSRRIAERPANVMFVLRGMLRG, from the coding sequence ATGATCGACCAGATTTACCGCAAGGCCGTCCTGACCGTCTCGGGGCAGAAGTTCGTGGAAGACCTCGTGCGCTCGCGGGGCTTCGGGCTCGCGCAGCGTTTTGTCGCCGGAGAGGACAGCGCCTCCGCCATCCGCGCGGTGCAGGAGCTGGAGAAAGACGGCATCCTGGGCAACCTCGACCTGCTGGGCGAGTTCGTCGCCTCGCCGGAGCGGGCGAACGAGTTTGCCGAAAAGGTCCTCAACCTGCTCGACGAGGCGCACGCCGCCGGGCTGACCCCCTACGTCAGCGTGAAGCTCTCCAGCGTGGGCCAGGGGCAGACCGTGAACGGCGAGGACCTGGGCCTGGCCAACGCCCGCCGCATCGTCGGGAGGGCGAAGGCGTACGGCGGCTTCGTGTGCCTGGACATGGAGGACCACCCGCGCGTGGACGTGACGCTCGGGCAGTTCCGCACGCTGGTGAACGAGTTCGGGAACGCGCACGTCGGCACCGTCCTCCAGAGCTACCTCTACCGCACCGAGGCCGACCGGGACAGCCTGGACGATCTGCACCCCAATCTCCGCATCGTGAAGGGCGCGTACCTGGAGCCCGAGACGGTCGCCATGCCCGACAAGGCCGACGTGGACGCGAGTTACCGCCGACTGGTCTACGCCCAGATGAAGGCCGGGAATTACGTCAACGTCGCCACGCATGACGAGTCGATCATCGAGGACGTGAAGCACTTCGTCCTGTCGCACGGCATCGAGCGGGACCGGTTCGAGTTCCAGATGCTGTACGGTGTGCGGCGCGACCTACAAAGGGAACTCGCCGCGCAGGGCTACCGCGTCCGCGCCTACATCCCCTATGGCCGCGACTGGTATCCGTACTTCTCCCGCCGCATCGCCGAACGCCCCGCGAACGTGATGTTCGTGCTGCGCGGCATGCTCAGGGGCTAG
- the pruA gene encoding L-glutamate gamma-semialdehyde dehydrogenase — protein MLKIQDYRPQPFTDFTRPENVAAYQTALKKVRSELLGKHYPLIINGERVDTEERLTSLNPCDTCEVVGTTAKATVEDAQRALDGAWEAWEGWKRWDMDARARILLKAAAILKRRRLEACALMSLEVGKNYAEADVEVAEAIDFLEYYARSAMKYAGFGAAETTWFEGEENGLLYLPLGVGVSISPWNFPCAIFLGMLAAPIVAGNCVIAKPAEDSGLIAGFVVDILLEAGLPAGVLQFLPGVGSEVGEYLTTHPRTRFITFTGSRAVGLHINEVAAKVQPGQKWIKKVILELGGKDAMIVDETADLDVAVTAAVQGAFGFNGQKCSAMSRLIVVDEVYDRVVGAFVERARSLKVGTGEENANVTAVVNEESFEKISGYLQMGREEGKLLLGGEAPGEYGGKKGYYIQPTIFGDVDVKARIAQEEIFGPVVSVLRAHDWQHALEIANSTEYGLTGGVCSNVRERLEQARFEFEAGNLYFNRKITGAIVGVQPFGGYNMSGTDSKAGGPDYLANFLQLKSVTERW, from the coding sequence ATGCTTAAAATCCAGGACTACCGCCCCCAGCCCTTCACCGACTTCACCCGGCCCGAGAATGTCGCGGCCTACCAAACTGCATTGAAAAAAGTCCGCTCCGAACTGCTCGGCAAGCACTACCCCCTCATCATCAACGGGGAGCGGGTGGACACCGAGGAGCGGCTGACCTCCCTCAACCCCTGCGACACCTGCGAGGTGGTGGGAACGACGGCCAAGGCGACGGTCGAGGACGCCCAACGCGCCCTAGACGGCGCCTGGGAGGCGTGGGAGGGCTGGAAGCGCTGGGACATGGACGCCCGCGCCCGCATCCTGCTCAAGGCCGCCGCGATTCTCAAACGCCGCCGCCTGGAAGCCTGCGCCCTGATGAGCCTGGAGGTCGGCAAGAACTACGCTGAGGCCGACGTGGAGGTGGCCGAGGCGATTGACTTCCTCGAATACTATGCCCGCTCCGCGATGAAGTACGCGGGCTTCGGCGCCGCCGAGACGACGTGGTTCGAGGGCGAGGAGAACGGCCTGCTGTACCTGCCGCTGGGCGTGGGCGTCTCCATCTCCCCCTGGAACTTCCCCTGCGCGATCTTCCTGGGGATGCTCGCCGCGCCCATCGTGGCCGGGAACTGCGTGATCGCCAAGCCCGCCGAGGACTCAGGATTGATCGCGGGCTTCGTGGTGGACATCCTGCTGGAAGCCGGGCTGCCCGCCGGGGTCCTGCAATTCCTGCCCGGCGTGGGCTCGGAGGTCGGCGAGTACCTGACCACGCACCCGAGGACGCGCTTCATCACCTTCACGGGCAGCCGCGCGGTGGGCCTGCACATCAACGAGGTCGCCGCGAAGGTGCAGCCCGGCCAGAAGTGGATCAAGAAGGTGATCCTCGAACTCGGCGGCAAGGACGCGATGATCGTGGACGAGACCGCCGACCTCGACGTGGCGGTGACCGCCGCCGTGCAGGGCGCCTTCGGCTTCAACGGCCAGAAGTGCAGCGCCATGAGCCGCCTGATCGTGGTGGATGAGGTGTACGACCGGGTGGTGGGCGCCTTTGTCGAGCGGGCACGGAGCCTGAAGGTCGGCACGGGCGAGGAGAACGCCAACGTCACCGCCGTCGTGAACGAGGAGAGCTTCGAGAAGATCAGCGGGTACCTCCAGATGGGGCGGGAGGAAGGGAAACTCCTCCTCGGCGGCGAGGCGCCGGGCGAGTATGGCGGCAAGAAGGGCTACTACATCCAGCCCACCATCTTCGGGGACGTGGACGTGAAGGCGCGCATCGCTCAGGAGGAAATTTTCGGTCCGGTGGTGAGCGTGTTGCGTGCCCACGACTGGCAGCACGCGCTGGAGATCGCCAACTCGACCGAGTACGGCCTGACGGGCGGCGTGTGCAGCAACGTCCGCGAGCGGCTGGAGCAGGCCCGCTTTGAATTCGAGGCCGGGAACCTCTACTTCAACCGCAAGATCACGGGTGCCATCGTCGGCGTGCAGCCCTTCGGTGGGTACAACATGAGCGGCACCGACTCCAAGGCGGGCGGGCCGGACTACCTGGCGAACTTCCTGCAACTCAAGAGCGTGACCGAACGCTGGTAG
- a CDS encoding NUDIX domain-containing protein has translation MRHRIGAAGIVLRGDTLLLVRHQRPGLYDFWLPPGGGLEGEESLFETAQREVHEETGLIVRAERLLSLQEIVEPGLRICKSFVLCSEVGGELSLDHRVSDERERLVGAQFLPEEALAGLNVRPDVFRETFWRDWRAGFPAFRYLGLHHATDV, from the coding sequence GTGAGGCACCGGATCGGCGCGGCGGGAATCGTCCTGCGGGGTGACACCCTCCTCCTCGTGCGGCACCAGCGCCCTGGCCTGTACGACTTCTGGCTACCTCCGGGCGGCGGGCTGGAAGGAGAGGAGAGCCTCTTCGAGACTGCCCAGCGCGAGGTCCACGAGGAAACGGGGTTGATCGTGCGGGCTGAGCGGCTGCTGTCCCTCCAGGAGATCGTCGAACCGGGGCTGCGCATCTGCAAGAGTTTCGTGCTGTGCTCGGAGGTGGGGGGAGAGCTTTCCCTCGACCACCGGGTGAGCGACGAGCGGGAGAGGCTGGTGGGCGCCCAGTTCTTGCCCGAGGAAGCCCTCGCGGGGCTGAACGTGCGACCTGACGTGTTCCGGGAAACGTTCTGGCGGGACTGGCGGGCCGGTTTTCCTGCCTTCCGGTATCTGGGATTGCACCACGCGACGGATGTTTAG
- a CDS encoding SDR family oxidoreductase, whose product MTLIGVTGAPGNVGTPLVRALLARDAQVRVLARRPEQARAAFADAPEVEVRRLEFGDRRSYVEAFRGVDRLFIVRPPQLSQVRRDMVPALDVALGAGVTQMVLLSLQGAERLPFVPHAQLEAYLRESGAGYTFLRPSFFMQNLTTMHLPELRRGEVHVPAGQGRTSFIDVRDIADVGALVLTEPGHEGRAYELTGSEALTYAEVAARLSAATGRPIRYTDPSPLAFFHHMRARGISTGQILVMEAIYATARFGLAARVTPETAQLLGRPPRSFDDFARDVAPLLSQETAHA is encoded by the coding sequence ATGACGCTGATCGGGGTGACCGGGGCGCCGGGCAACGTGGGCACGCCGCTCGTGCGCGCCCTCCTCGCCCGGGACGCCCAGGTGCGGGTCCTCGCCCGCCGCCCGGAGCAGGCCCGCGCCGCCTTTGCCGACGCGCCCGAGGTGGAGGTGCGGCGCCTGGAATTCGGCGACCGCCGCAGCTATGTCGAGGCGTTCCGGGGGGTGGACCGCCTCTTCATCGTGCGGCCCCCCCAGCTCAGCCAGGTCCGGCGGGACATGGTGCCCGCGCTCGACGTGGCGCTGGGGGCGGGGGTGACCCAGATGGTCCTGCTCTCCTTGCAGGGGGCCGAGCGGCTGCCCTTCGTGCCTCACGCGCAGTTGGAGGCGTACCTGCGGGAGAGCGGGGCGGGCTACACCTTCCTGCGTCCCTCCTTCTTCATGCAGAACCTGACGACCATGCACCTGCCGGAGTTGCGCCGGGGCGAGGTCCACGTCCCGGCGGGGCAGGGCCGCACCAGCTTCATTGACGTGCGGGACATCGCCGATGTCGGCGCCCTGGTCCTCACCGAACCCGGCCACGAGGGCAGGGCGTACGAGCTGACGGGCTCGGAAGCCCTCACCTACGCCGAGGTCGCCGCCAGGCTCAGCGCCGCCACGGGCCGCCCCATCCGCTACACCGACCCCAGCCCGCTCGCCTTTTTCCACCACATGCGCGCTCGTGGAATTAGCACGGGCCAGATCCTCGTCATGGAGGCGATCTACGCCACCGCCCGCTTCGGCCTCGCGGCGCGCGTGACGCCCGAAACCGCGCAACTGCTGGGCCGCCCGCCGCGCTCGTTTGACGACTTTGCGCGGGATGTGGCCCCCCTTCTTTCCCAGGAGACTGCCCATGCTTAA
- a CDS encoding UbiA family prenyltransferase, translated as MRPLTLPARLPLRRLLTVARPALWVNTVGTLVMGLWLTGHLYTLRPDLLVLLAYLTLPFNLLIYGLNDLADREEDALSARKGGWQGARLTAGEGGPLLRAILLLNAPFLLALALLLPPAASGVLLLAAALFVAYSLPPLRLKGRPFLDGLSNVAYALPLVLPALALGTDVPWLPLAALMAYSVGKHAFDAAQDVPADRLAGTRTVATTLGVRGTAAYALGWFLLAGALLWPLSHLTAIALWLVCGGMALALLRRPTPERAARLYPLSIVTPWIVGTVAGVPLVYLLARGLWP; from the coding sequence ATGCGCCCCCTGACCCTGCCCGCCCGACTCCCCCTGCGCCGCCTGCTGACCGTGGCCCGCCCCGCCCTGTGGGTGAACACGGTGGGCACGCTCGTCATGGGATTGTGGCTGACTGGGCACCTGTACACCCTGCGGCCCGACCTGCTGGTGCTGCTCGCGTACCTGACCCTGCCCTTCAACCTGCTGATCTACGGCCTGAACGACCTCGCCGACCGGGAGGAGGACGCCCTCTCGGCGCGCAAGGGGGGCTGGCAGGGCGCGCGGCTGACGGCGGGGGAGGGGGGACCGCTGCTGCGGGCGATCCTGCTCCTCAATGCCCCCTTCCTGCTGGCGCTCGCGCTGCTGCTCCCGCCCGCCGCGAGCGGGGTGCTGCTGCTCGCCGCCGCGCTGTTCGTGGCGTACAGCCTGCCCCCCCTGCGCCTGAAGGGCCGCCCCTTCCTCGACGGGCTGAGCAACGTGGCCTACGCCCTGCCCCTCGTGCTGCCCGCCCTCGCGCTGGGGACAGACGTGCCCTGGCTGCCCCTCGCCGCGCTGATGGCCTACTCGGTCGGGAAACATGCCTTCGACGCCGCGCAGGACGTGCCCGCCGACCGCCTGGCCGGAACGCGCACCGTCGCCACCACCCTCGGCGTGCGGGGGACCGCGGCCTACGCTCTGGGATGGTTCCTGCTCGCCGGAGCCCTGCTGTGGCCGCTCAGCCACCTCACCGCCATCGCCCTGTGGCTGGTGTGCGGCGGTATGGCCCTCGCCCTGTTGCGGCGGCCCACCCCGGAACGCGCGGCCCGGCTGTATCCCCTCAGCATCGTGACCCCGTGGATCGTGGGGACGGTTGCGGGCGTGCCGCTGGTGTACCTGCTGGCGCGCGGGCTGTGGCCGTGA